Part of the Ignavibacterium album JCM 16511 genome, ACTAATCTTATTGGTCCACTGAAATAACTTGCAGCCAAAGAAATGTAAGTTGCTGAACCACCAAGTGCATTTTCAATTTTGTCAAAAGGTGTTGCAACTGTATCAAGACCGAGAGAGCCGACGACTAATAAACCCAATTTATTCTCCTGATTAATTATAAATTTTAAACTAAAAATAAATTATTTGGTAGAATTAAGTTTTGTTTTTACATCAATCAGATAACAACATCGTAATCAGATGAAATATTAAAATTTCTAATGATCATTTTCATCAATTAGATTTGAAATAATTTTTGCGAAATAATAGAAGTCATCCAAGCGATTATTTACTATTTCTATTAGAACCTTATTATCTAGTCCAAGATAATCATGACTTAATCTGTTTCTAAAACCAGCCATCTGAATTAACAACTGTTTTTTCTCCTGGTCAATAATATTATTTCTGAACAATACTTCTGCTATATCTGCATATGATTCCCATTCATCATTTAGATATGAAACTATATAATGTACAAATGTATCAAATATATTTTGAAGTGACAGATAAATTCCTCTCTCAAGAATCCAAAGAAGGTCGATATTATTTCTTAAATCACTTTCCGAAATGCCTTTGTGTTTTTCCAGATTCTTTAAATTTAAATAAAGTGCGTTAAGATGCTTTTCTAATACTTCTTTATCGTGCATTAAGTTTTTTCTTAATTGTTTTAAATTTCAAGTTACGATAAGGAATTGTGTCAATATATTCTTTTCTTATTGAATTAGTTACATAAACTCTTAGAGATTTATCCCTTTCAAATAATAGCTCTCCTGAAGTTATTATTTTCTGAAAAAGAAGAATATCAGCTTCATTTAGGATTACCAGGTCAATTTTATCCGTTTTTAATTCGAGACTTAACTTCCCCAAAATTGCTGATTGATATCCGAAAGGATATTTTGTAAAATCCTTGTAATTAAAATCATCTTTAAGATAAACAGCAATGTCTATATCTCTGTATTTTTCTTTCTCAACGAATGATCCAAACAGATAAGCAAAGCTGATTTCATCAAGTGATATCAGATAATCATAAATCTTTTTTTTGATTTTATCCTTATCCATAACAATTTCAATTTATTACTTATAAAATTACCAAATGTTAATTCACCGAACAAAACAGTAAGATATTTCAGCTAATCTTTATCTCAACAAAATTCAAAAAACTTTTTCTGTGAAAAAAATATTCAGTTATTATATCTACTGACTTTCTTTGTCCTTCCCACGCAAGTAAATTTTTTGCATCATTTGGCCTTAGCCATTTATACTCGATGTGCTCAGAACTGATTTTAACATCTGAGTCAAATGCAACTTTAGCGGCAAAAACCGGAATTAACGAAATGTATTCATCATCAGGTGAATAAAAAGAATTTATGTTTGGTGCAATCCAGATTTTTTCGGGAATTAAACCGGTTTCCTCTTTTATTTCCCGCAACGCTGTTTCATAAGCCTTTTCATCATCTTTTATTTTACCGGAAACCATTTGCCAAAGATTTGGATAATATTGATATGGTGCTCGCTTCAAAAGCAGGAATTCTATCTCACTATCTTTTTCTCTGAATATATGTGCTTCAATAAGGTTTGAAATTACTCTCATATTAAAAAAATTTTTCTTTGTTTGATTGAGTGGATATTATTATCTAAATAAGTATTTAACTCTCAAATTTTTTCAACTACTAAAAGTAAGCACGAGCTTCTGCACGCATTGTATGAATAGGTTTAGAACTTCCCTGTAATCTTCCATCATAACTAATTGTAGTTTGAAGATTAGAAGAAAGTTTGTAATCAAAATTAACTCTCCAAAAATAATTCTTACCAATCTGGTTTCCACCAGTTAATTCAAAAGGAATAAAATTCTGATTTGTATTTACAAGAAGTTCATTTCGTTCTATTTCGATTCGAAGTCTTCCGGTTCCAAGAAATGAAATATTCAATCTCACTGCTTGTCCATTTAAATCAATTATTGTCGGCTGAGTCGGAAATGTATCTTCATTTCTTCCAACTTTTAGTTTAAATCCGACTTCAATTGTTCTGATTGGACGATAAGAAAAATCCGAAGTAATGAAGTTACTATTAACTCTTCTAACTCTGTTAGAGTTTTTCTGCGAAGTTAAATTATCATCAGAGTTAACTAAATCAGTTTGATTACTTATTTCTTCGACCATCTTAAATTTTATCCTAAGACTTCGTTCCCTGAAAAAACCTCTTTCAAATCCTCCACTGAATTCATTCAGATTTGTTCTTTGCAAATAACGAAATCTGAAGGAAAGGTCCTGCTCATTTTCAAAAAGGAAAAAATCCTGTTGCAATAAGTTTGAACCACGAATTGTTGTTGCTTCATTCTGAAAAGTTGATAGCCTTAGCAAATATATATTTGAATATTTTGTGTCTTTACTGTTCTCTTCAATTCTCCACAATGTTTCTGTTGAAATTGCTTTTAAGACTGACGAAAGAAAATTTCTCTCATTTGAGATTTTAGAAAAATTTGTTTTCCATCTTGTACTTGTTTTCAAATCAATTACGGGAAAAAGTTGATCAGTCGGAATTGTAACCTGGATGTAATCACCATCAAATGTTGTAGGTTCAAATTCATTTTCGTCAGCTATACCATTATTGTTCAAATCTCCAAGATATTTATAATTACCTGTGCCTTGCTCAACTCGCACAAATACTTTCTGCAAACGAGCTGATTTCTGAGTTGATACTTCATAAAATAAATCTCCTTTCAGCATAGGGTCCCAAAAATTAAACTTCGATTGCGAACGAACTAAAATTGATTGATTATCAAGAAGACCAAGTTGTTTAAATTCTTTGGTATAGTTTTTATTTCTGATAGTAAGATTTAATGAAGAAGTGAATTCACGAAATCCTTTGTAGTTAATTTCAAATGAGTTTGTTTTCGAAACAGATTCTTTCAGCATTATTCCATTTATTGGGAAATAATCTTCACGGAATGAGTGCCTTGTGATAAAGTTTAACCCTTCAAAATCAGATAGCTCGATAAAAGGAATAAATTCTAAATACTTCAGACTTCCGTTTAATAAAGAATCCTTTCCACTCCGTTTATCATTTTTATCTTCAGCAAGAAATTCAA contains:
- the mntA gene encoding type VII toxin-antitoxin system MntA family adenylyltransferase antitoxin, which gives rise to MDKDKIKKKIYDYLISLDEISFAYLFGSFVEKEKYRDIDIAVYLKDDFNYKDFTKYPFGYQSAILGKLSLELKTDKIDLVILNEADILLFQKIITSGELLFERDKSLRVYVTNSIRKEYIDTIPYRNLKFKTIKKKLNAR
- the hepT gene encoding type VII toxin-antitoxin system HepT family RNase toxin, whose amino-acid sequence is MHDKEVLEKHLNALYLNLKNLEKHKGISESDLRNNIDLLWILERGIYLSLQNIFDTFVHYIVSYLNDEWESYADIAEVLFRNNIIDQEKKQLLIQMAGFRNRLSHDYLGLDNKVLIEIVNNRLDDFYYFAKIISNLIDENDH
- a CDS encoding NUDIX hydrolase, producing MRVISNLIEAHIFREKDSEIEFLLLKRAPYQYYPNLWQMVSGKIKDDEKAYETALREIKEETGLIPEKIWIAPNINSFYSPDDEYISLIPVFAAKVAFDSDVKISSEHIEYKWLRPNDAKNLLAWEGQRKSVDIITEYFFHRKSFLNFVEIKIS